The DNA sequence ACGTTGCTTTAATCGTGTCATTGAACATCGTTGGAGGATTTCCTTCACTAGCAAGCTTGAGCAAGGGAGGGAACTCCCGGCTCCATTCTTGCTAGTGTGACTGGTATCTTATTTATTGGCAAGCCCCCAAGCAGGAATTTTTTGCATTCTGCCGTCGATCAGCAGCAAGCAACTGTAGATCATTGGCCAGATGCCCATGATATTGAACAAAGCAATAATCAAGGGGTTAATGCCATTCCAATCGCCTGTAGACAGCTTTTGAATCAAGTTCAGCGTGTCTGGTTGGTTGGGAGGCGCTAGCAAAAACGCATAGGCGATCGCCCCACCCCAAAGCAGCCAAAGTCCTAGTTTTCTACCCATGCCTGATCTCAAAGTTACACATTATTAAGTAAATCAATTTTAAGGAGGGAACCTGAGAAGCCGCCTCTATATCATCTTAGTGGCGTCAATCTCAGTGAGGCGAAGTTGAGTGGCGCTGATTTGCAGGAGGCGAATCTGTCCACCGCAAATTTTACTAAAGCCAAGCTTCGGGGCGTCAATCTGACCGGAGCCGACTTGACGGGGGCGAACCTAAATCGGGCTTACCTCGGTCGCGCCGAACTGGATTGGAGCCAAGCAGATTTGAGTGATGCCAGTCAGTGTTTTAGGCGTCAAGATTGAGGGCACAGAATTTAGTGGGGTTACCCTGCCCGAAATGACTCGCCGCTACCTGTGTTTGGTCGCCAGTGGCCATACGCCTTGGAGTCAAAAAAAACTCAAGAAACCTTGAACTGTGAGCAGGACTAGAAGCGAGTTTCGTATTCTAGGACTGCTCGGCTGTCTCCCGAAAGATCTGTAGAGCCGCGCAACAGAAATTCCTCGCTGAGACGATAGCGCAAACCAAACTGGGTAGGCTGGTCTGCGGTTAGCACCCGAAGCACCGAAGCGGAAACGTTTTGAGTGATGTCCACACTTGCCTCTGCTGCTAGGCCCAAGGTTGAGGAACGTGATTCTTCGGAAGTGACGATGGTCGGGAACAGTCGAAATTCACTCAGTCCTAGGGCGTTACCAATGACCCCTTGAATGTTGGTCAGTAGGGCTGAGCCCGCCAAGTTCGCTAGACCTAGAGTGCTATCGCCGCGTCCCAGGGTATTGACGAAACCACCCCCTAAGAGTCCAATGATTTCGTTGCGGCTCCGTGAAGGGCTACTAGTGAGTTCTAAGTTGTCAAACAGTTCGCTTGCAGGCCCGGTGGCTGTCGCTTCGATGCGAACCGTTTGCAGTGCCCCTAAACTGGTCGCTGGCACATCTTCCACTTCGGAAGGCGACAAGGTAGAAACTGTGCGGCTGCGGGTCACTTCGGGTACAGAAGTAATCAACTGGATATCTAAAGTAGGGTCTAAACCTTGGTCTGGCGTAAATACTGCGGTTTGGGGATAACCTCGGGCTAAAGTAAAGCGAGTGGTAAAGAGATTGACTTGACCTGTACGCAGGCGAATCGTGCCATCGGGCCGCAAGTTGTTTAAGGTGCCGTTGAGGGTAATGTCACCGGAAGCAATAAAGTTCAAGATGGGCTGACGGACAATTCGCAGATCATTGCCTAAGGTGAGCCGGAGATCGTTAAAGCGGGGGACAGTAGCGGATTCAGTTTCGCTATTCAGGTTAGTCGTGGTGGCCGTAGCTGTGGTTGTGTCACTTGTGTCTGGTAGTTGAACTTGGCCATTGGCCAGTCTAATTTCACCGCCAATTCTCGGTTCTAGAGCGTTACCAGTCACGATGACCTGACCTTCTACGCCCCCTCGGTATAGGCCTTTGAGATTGAGAGAAATTCTGTCGAGGTTGGCGGTTAGGGGAGTGGCGGCATCTGGGCTACCGGGGCGGAAGTCTTCAAAGATGGGGAGAATGCCTTGAGCGACGACTTGCCCTTGGCTAAATTGTCCTTGAATTCCTTCGACAAGGATGCGATCGCGATCGAAGCGAATTGTGCCATTGACATTGGTTAAAGGTTCGGGGAGGGCTTGAGCCGTAAAGGTGGCATCTTGGAAGGTGGCAATCCCAGTCGCGATCGGTTGCTCTAAAGTGCCCCGGACTTGTAAGTTCACCTGTCCTTGGCCATCCACCCAGGCGGCTTGAGGCGTGAGTGCGTTTAAGAGTGCTAAACCCTCATTTCTCACATCTACATTTAAGCTAATTTCGTTGCTGGTGGGTGGAGTGCTGAAGGGGAGTGCTACCGGAATACTACCAGAAACGGTAAGAGGCTCTGGGCCGTTGACAAGCACAGTACTGCCAAAGTTGAGGCGGGCATTGTTGTAATTAAAACTGCCCCTAGCGGTCTCGATGGAAGTACCGTTTAGGGTGCCCTCCGCTAAACTCAGCTCTCCCACTGCTTGCGGATTCATCAAGCTGCCTGCCAACGTGGCAGTTGCATTGAGTTCTCCGGTGATGTCCAAAGGCAAAGTAACAAATTGATCCAGCGTTTCTAGAGACAAGTTCTCAATCTGTAATTGACCTGACTGAGTTTGGCCGCCAACTTGTCCGGAGAAGGCAACTAAGGTGTCTCCAGATTGGAATCGCAGCGGTAACAGGGTCAGGACGCCGTTCTCAAAGTTGCCGTTTAGTAACACTAAGTCGGCGGTGTACTCGTCCCACTGCCAGTCTTGCCCTTGAACATCAAAATTAAGTGAGATTCCAGCTTCGGGAGAACCAGCGAAGCTAATGTTGCCTGTGAAATCACCTTCTAGATCAGCTAAGTCAGGCAGAGGAGATGCAGCGTCACGCAGAGCTACTTGCTGGCTGAGTAACGTCTCGATTTCGGAGAACCGCCGGAGTTGGGTTTGCAAAGGTGTTTCTGGTAAACCAACTGCTACGGTCTGGACATCAGCTGCCCTAGCATAGGTCGGTGCGCCTAAGCCACGGGTAATGTCTTGCAGCTCAAACCATTGAAGGGTAGCCAATATATCTTGTAGGGACCCTTGGGCGACATCTATCTGACCCTTGAACTGTGGGCCTGCAGCCGTTTGCAGCACGTTGCCTGCGAGGAGATACTGGCTTTGACCGATCCGGAGTTCGCCACCTGTCAGGGCAGCAATGCCATTGGCGTAGCGGAAGCGGCCCCGGAACTCATCGCCTACAATCGTGCCGAGCGCAGGTTTGGCGATCGCAACTTCACCCACGACCGTCGATTGCTTCAAGTTGACATCAAAGTTACCGCTGAGCAGCCCTGCGACATTTCCTAAACCTAGCTGGGCACCTGGAGCCAAATTCAACGCCGCCAGTGGGAAGCTCTGGACATTCACGAGCAACTGATCGCCTTGGGCTTTGCCTTGAGCGATCGCCTCATCTCGCTGGATAAAGAAAGCTCTGGGTTGGTTGTTGGGATCGAGGGCTAGTT is a window from the Trichocoleus desertorum ATA4-8-CV12 genome containing:
- a CDS encoding pentapeptide repeat-containing protein → MLRREPEKPPLYHLSGVNLSEAKLSGADLQEANLSTANFTKAKLRGVNLTGADLTGANLNRAYLGRAELDWSQADLSDASQCFRRQD
- a CDS encoding translocation/assembly module TamB domain-containing protein; translated protein: MTQTPPSGNEPTPPNRRLWLLLFSRSSATVGVLLLAGIAGGAWWAWNFVHNDLAPLIEKNLSQTLSRPVELGEVDRFDLNSIRFGASAVPATPTDPDRLGVAAVEVEFNLLQLLFTRTLKPSITLVKPTIYVEQAKSGEWISTRVKAQEEAGLIKTDLDVIRFRDAGIVLIPYPATKRDKVAIAFQQVNGAANFFDQNQRIAFEASGQPLRGGNLRLKGESQLRVQQTKLQIRAQDLLASDISRILDLPLDFQGGRVDGTIAVQANPDEPVKLEGRAELKTVTAQVRQVPQPFRQAKGFVRFQGQQIALENVSTFYGKLPIQVVGTLNTQSNYDLRGRLNPVSVANLLDTLKVEELPFATAGEVRGAFRLSGPIEKPVLAGTVVTTKTARIDKVDFSRISTNFALVTAESKVIFDQIKATPEVGGTVTGSGGIKFGEEGGLVLDFAGQNLPGDAIAQTYGTELPTSIGLVSGKAQIYGPLGGNLQTVVQAQAPNAAGGIVSANAQFAEGRWQALVKAQDVQLSWFEQVPSQFRGQLRGEIALSGTTDNTQANAIQAAGKAFLNVVGGTVALNNISLNQGRWQALADVSQIQLPRLSPDLRGQLSGALQLAGTTEAFDLSAIQAAGRVRLSEGLAIVQQPLLATVRWTGENLLVQEATAPNVSASGIIAVRTEGENAPEVTSLNLNVQARDYALNALPFEVPETLQLAGRADFTGRLTGTPTAPNVAGNLRFNQFALNGVPFEPVLTGNVMVTGQGVNLAVAGDRDRVELALDPNNQPRAFFIQRDEAIAQGKAQGDQLLVNVQSFPLAALNLAPGAQLGLGNVAGLLSGNFDVNLKQSTVVGEVAIAKPALGTIVGDEFRGRFRYANGIAALTGGELRIGQSQYLLAGNVLQTAAGPQFKGQIDVAQGSLQDILATLQWFELQDITRGLGAPTYARAADVQTVAVGLPETPLQTQLRRFSEIETLLSQQVALRDAASPLPDLADLEGDFTGNISFAGSPEAGISLNFDVQGQDWQWDEYTADLVLLNGNFENGVLTLLPLRFQSGDTLVAFSGQVGGQTQSGQLQIENLSLETLDQFVTLPLDITGELNATATLAGSLMNPQAVGELSLAEGTLNGTSIETARGSFNYNNARLNFGSTVLVNGPEPLTVSGSIPVALPFSTPPTSNEISLNVDVRNEGLALLNALTPQAAWVDGQGQVNLQVRGTLEQPIATGIATFQDATFTAQALPEPLTNVNGTIRFDRDRILVEGIQGQFSQGQVVAQGILPIFEDFRPGSPDAATPLTANLDRISLNLKGLYRGGVEGQVIVTGNALEPRIGGEIRLANGQVQLPDTSDTTTATATTTNLNSETESATVPRFNDLRLTLGNDLRIVRQPILNFIASGDITLNGTLNNLRPDGTIRLRTGQVNLFTTRFTLARGYPQTAVFTPDQGLDPTLDIQLITSVPEVTRSRTVSTLSPSEVEDVPATSLGALQTVRIEATATGPASELFDNLELTSSPSRSRNEIIGLLGGGFVNTLGRGDSTLGLANLAGSALLTNIQGVIGNALGLSEFRLFPTIVTSEESRSSTLGLAAEASVDITQNVSASVLRVLTADQPTQFGLRYRLSEEFLLRGSTDLSGDSRAVLEYETRF